One Methanobacterium sp. genomic region harbors:
- a CDS encoding DUF2107 family protein: MFDVYIWFYTGVALTIMGSLGTAIGPGVKDPIIRTLNTEIAAVGVSLIFLTYNHTIALLTFIAATAIITMILLRAIVRLEEVGAEL, translated from the coding sequence TTGTTTGATGTTTACATATGGTTCTATACTGGTGTGGCACTCACCATAATGGGTAGTCTTGGAACAGCCATAGGTCCCGGAGTTAAAGACCCTATAATAAGGACTTTAAACACGGAAATAGCCGCGGTTGGTGTTTCATTAATATTTTTAACCTATAATCACACCATTGCACTTTTAACTTTCATTGCAGCAACTGCAATCATCACAATGATATTGCTTAGAGCTATTGTTAGATTAGAAGAAGTGGGGGCTGAATTATGA
- a CDS encoding DUF2108 domain-containing protein yields the protein MYLDFINLTTVSAALTLIGAVGIIALAKPLDKVIMFALLQGGFIGMIVAAKYLDVAMVAAIFDPISTVILLIGIIKINEVRKKNQESQGEGNFV from the coding sequence ATGTACTTGGATTTTATAAATTTAACTACAGTATCTGCAGCACTAACCTTAATTGGAGCTGTTGGAATCATTGCCTTGGCAAAGCCACTTGATAAAGTCATCATGTTTGCACTTCTCCAGGGAGGATTTATTGGAATGATAGTGGCAGCCAAATACTTGGATGTGGCCATGGTTGCAGCTATCTTCGATCCTATTTCCACAGTGATCTTACTCATAGGAATCATAAAGATTAATGAGGTTAGAAAGAAAAACCAAGAATCCCAGGGGGAAGGGAACTTTGTTTGA
- a CDS encoding DUF2109 domain-containing protein, with product MLIEILGIIIILMALRTLLAQNREERLLCLNVIGFSMSAIMGLYIKTPFGAIIAITFFVTSTLSSNAIAYSLGRVKEEIMVK from the coding sequence ATGTTAATTGAGATATTAGGTATTATAATAATTTTAATGGCATTGCGTACTCTCTTAGCTCAGAATCGTGAGGAAAGACTTCTTTGCCTTAATGTTATTGGCTTTAGCATGTCTGCGATTATGGGTTTATACATTAAAACACCCTTCGGAGCAATAATTGCCATTACATTCTTTGTTACATCAACGTTAAGCTCTAACGCCATTGCTTACTCCCTAGGAAGGGTAAAAGAAGAGATCATGGTGAAATAA